Genomic DNA from Bemisia tabaci chromosome 2, PGI_BMITA_v3:
CGCAACATACTTGGGATTTCGAAGTTTTTAGGCgtaagaaatgtttttttagcCTTTCGAATACGATATTTAACAGCTTAACGTGGGTTTCATAGTCTTTGCTGTAGACGATCAGATCATCAATGAAGATTATGACACCGTGATACAACAGGTCGGCAAACACTTTGTTCAGAGCCCTACTAAATGATGATGATCCATTTTTAATGCCCATAGGTTGTCGGTTAAACTCGAACAAACCTCTACTAGTTGTGAAGGCAGAACATTTcctagatttttcagataactctTGTTggaaaaatccgctcaaaaaatcaaatttgctgaaatatttGTACTGACGAAGCTCAGTGATCAGGGATTCTATTCTTGGTAATGGGTACCTGTCTGGAATGACCTTGGCATTTAAGCGACGATAGTCGACAACAAATCTTTTGTCAGATAGCGATAAATTGGTAGATTTTTTTGGAACTCCAGGTTTGGTAACTAAAAAGGCTGGGGACGCATAAGGCGAAGTGCTATCACGAACAATACCAGCTTGTTTTAACTGACCAATGAATTCATGCAATTGTTCATCCTCCATAGGTGACATGTGAAAAGGAGGAGAATGTACAGGAATGTTATCTGTTAAATTTATTTCAGCAGGCATCAAGCGTGCTTTATGTATTTCAATTTGTGAGGATGCAAAGACTTCAATGTTGTTTTGTATGATTTCCTTGACCTGGTTAAAAACAAGTGGCGGTATTGATctattgatgaaaatttgtgttCCCGATTTGTCAACAGGGAGCAAATTTTCTGGAATATTCTTACTAGAATTTGTATTGGAAGTAATATTTGTTATAACATTCTTgtgagtttcattttcattttcagcgttTTGGAATTGTAGAGTGAAATAATTACCCATGACAGAATTAATCTGCAGCTCTTGGGCTGGGAGGACACGGTTAATGCATGTAGGCGTATCCACAAATCTACTTGCACATATATTTCGACATGTATTAACTGTGATAATTTTGCTTCTCAAACCTGCCATTTTAATGGAATTGGTTGATTGGCAAGGAGGTGCACTACCTGTACTAGCAGGAACAGTGCCAGTAATAGATTTACTGTGTGGAAAAGCTGGACTAGCAGTATTTTTCCTATTCTGTGATTTGGAGTGCTTTATAGAAACATCATTTATATTATTGCAAGGAAGAAGGTCAGCATCTACTTTTCTAATTAGATTTAAGAATGCCTTCTTTTCAAAGTTGTTCGTTCTTTGAAAATACTCCAAGTTTTTCTTGAAGCAAATGGTACCAATGGGTGTATCCGGATATAAAATGATTTCTTGATGAGAGAGGTTTTTAACCGGTAAAGACAATTGAGTTAAACAACATCTAttaatatataaattttttgactccaaccatttgaaatttggttcaaaaaagaaatttgtttgaaacGCTGGAAACTCACAATGAATGTTCACGTCAGTAACTGATAATGGTGCTAGACAAGTGGTATTTTTAGTTACTACTTGTAAACTTAATGGGTATTCTAACGAAGACAAACTATTTTCTAGCTTATGTACAAAAGGGGCGGAAAAGGTTGTTCCTTGGTGAGTGAGTTGAATGCAGTTTGATTTATAATCTATGATGGCTTGGTGTGTTTTCAAAAAGGAGTCGCCCAAAATTAAAGGAGACGATAAGGATTTGGTAACATACACATAGGTTTTCAGTTCCCTACCGGCAATGTTGAGCAATAAGAAGCCTCGTTTTACAATGGGTAACGATTCATTGTTGGCTGTTTTCAAGtcgactttctttccttttgcggaaaggacaaaatttgcaaaagcgATAGAACAAACGGATACACTAGCGCCGCTATCAATAAGCGCTGTGGTGCTatgattttgaactttcacaTCAATAAAAGTAGACAAGCCTAAGCTTAATGTACACATAGAGGTTTCTTTGGCGACTTTAGTCTTTGTTTGCGGAGCCATGCGTTTAAAATGGGTGTCCTTTCGAGCTATTTTAGGACTGTCCTTTTTCACACGAgacaaaggaggaaaatgatctGCATAAACACTAGAGGAACAGGGGTTTTCAATTGCCTTTGGCGTGAAGCTTTTGCGATTATGGGTAATCGACGTCTTAgatttatttctaaaaataccactttctaaaaattttgattgttgCCATCCTTTTTTAAGGCAAAACAATCTCTCTTTAGATGCCCGGCTTTTCGGCAGTGAACACAAAAACGTACTTTACATTGGGTTGTATCATGCGCACACCCGCAAATAAGACATGTAGCACTAGGATAAGTTTGGGTTTTCGGTTGTTGGGCAGGGTATGGAATGTACGGTGGATGAAATGGCATCACTGGGCCTGGATGAAAAGGTTGTTGTTGGTAAAATGGTGGGTGTGGAAATTtgtgattgttgaattttttcttcttcttttgttgTGGTCTATAGGAATCATTTGTTTGCGAACGAGGTTGGATATTGTGATTAGCTTGTAAAGCAGAAATTTTGTTTATGATTTCATCCAGTTTGAGCTCAGCTGTTTCATTATGTGAGGGTTTATTAATGTTAGCAATGTTTAAATTTATATGACGCTGTTCGAACTTCTTTAAGGAGGATTCAAATTCATCCATCGTACTGTGTGGGAAGAGGGAAAATGTGGTTTTAATAGCCATGGGCATGCCTtttaacaaatgaaaaataacctGAGCATCCGACATATTTGGATCGATTTTCCTACAGATGGTACGCACTTTAAAGGAGTATTCCTTTAGATCCTCCGCAgaatcaacttttaaattttctaattgGACTGTGAGTCGAGAAACTTTGGCTACGTCTTTGAATTGAGATTTAAATTTAGCGGTAAACTGTTCAAAGGTCAGGGCAGGGTaagatgttttcaaaaattcaaaatattcaagCGCTGcaccttttaaatatttttgaacgaaGAGAGGCACATATTCTTTTTTCCAGTTGTTGACTTGGACTGCCGCATCCAAAGACTCTAAAAATTTCTCCACAGTCACATTATTCCCGTCGAAAACTGTGGGTAAGATAAttggaaaatgtttaaagtGTGATGGAGGCACATTATCACCTGGTGGGTCATTTTCCTTGTTGTTAGACATTACCGAAACTGTTTTCTTAAAAGTTAATTTACGGACTACTTTGGATGGAACCACAAAGTCTGAAAGGGCGCTTGGGAGTTTTGTGGGACGCGTAGAGTGCCGTAAAGGGTCTTGGGAAGAACTAAGACCAAGTAACGTGTCAATTACAGTAATATCATCTTCCGCCTCTGAGTGGGACATTTACAAAATACGATGCTATGCAACctgaaaagaagagaagaacattTGGGGAACAAAGCATGAACTTAGAAATTGATTCACCTGGTTAAGGATAGAAGTGGAATTTAGCTGCCGTTTGAATGTCCATCACGAGGTCGGGATTCGGATTTAAGCCACCAGTGAGAAGTCCATGACGAGGTTGGAAACTATTTAGCTGCCGTTGGAATGTCCATCACGAGGGGATGCGGATTTAGGCCACCAGTGAGAAGTCCATGACGAGGTTGGAAACTATTTAGCTGCCGTTGGAACGTCCATCACGAGGGGATGCGGATTTAGGCCACCAGTGAGAAGTCCATGACGAGGTTGGAAACTATTTAGCTGCCGTTGGAATGTCCATCACGAGGGGATGCGGATTTAGGCCACCAGTGAGAAGTCAATGACGATGTTGGAAACTCGATCTCAGGCTATTCAGTCCTCAAGGGTTCGCCGAGGTTTCGGCACCATGTTAAGGTTGGCGATTGGCCGGGTTGGGAGAGCAGAGAGAACCCAATTTGATTCGATGACACAAACTTTTATTCCATACTTCACAGAGCACACAGACCGAATAATCCGACGAAACGCACTCCATTCCTCACCAACTCGTTGCTCCCCCCTCCAGTGATCAGCCGAGCAATCCACTCCACTGATTGGCCAGGGGAACTTCTCAAGTGATGCTCCAAAGCAAACTCGAAATTTCCCCGGTCAACAGAGCAGCCGTGCCAACTGAACAAAGGAGAGGCAAGCAACGTCAGAGAGTCGCTATACTTGACACCACTGCAGTTTATCCGGCACCGTGAAGTGACGACGGCGGATCTTTTATTCCGAGGTTTCCTCCTATGAGGCCTCAATAACCTATCTTTGCGCTTTGCCTCGAGAGGAGAGATCTTGAGGGAGATTCGCCCCGTTACAGGTGGGACCCTCTCTCAAGTGGGGGGCCTGAGGGGCGCCGGCCTCACCGGGGCCGGGGTCGGGGACTGCCGTTCAAAGAGTGCCTTAGGGACATCCGATGGGAGGATAGAGCGCCCAATGGGCCACTTTTGCACGGGGTGTGGCCTAAAGGGGTAGTTTAGAGGGTACGGAAGTTCCGTACCCTCTAAACAGCGTGCTCCAACCCTACATAACCGGGTATTTCCATCTCATAGCGGTCGGATCGGTTAGGGgaagcttcggcggctcttcacCAGCTGATGGCCGTTGCCGTCCTCCGGGTGAGCCCCTTTCATGGGGGGCGTTTCGGCGACCCTCATGATGGGGGCACTGCAGCAAAttttttacctcatcaaaaaaaaaaaatacaaagatggcggccgtggccgaaactgctatgtcggctcctatTCAGTCGATTTTTGTGACACTCGGTACCCGGGAGTACTtctcgacgggaaactcgaattttaggtaggattttcaaaatttcaaaatccaagatggcggccgttgcTAAAGTAACAAAGATGTTAtcttcttattattattatttttaacttaaaagtTAATATGTATGAGGGGCGGCTCGCGAGTtgcaagttcatcgcgaagcgaggaaccgggggtccaggggcactccccggctaggcgtgacagctCGCTACAGTGAGCTGAATACGGTCAGTTtattctatagccggctgtactATTTCTTAagtatagccttttatagccgatggcgatgaaGCTACATGCCGGGCGATAAACTTTATagcctggcgataggaactaccTGTACCCCGGCTGTATCggtaattttttatagcttcgtataacCCGGCTGTACGATTTTCTTCGCTTTCTACGGCCAGCCATCTATAAGATTTTCTACGGTACCTATATTttaaaacgcagctcctattgccaatttttgccAGGGTCGTGCCATCTTTTTTGTAAATAGCGTAATGTGCTGCTCATGCTATCTTCAAAACTTCAATCCCCCCACTTCTCAGTCCCATCTTTTGCGATTCGGTTCCTCTCCGTTAAACTACCTATAGGTTTATATCCTTGAACAACGAGAGAGTAATGGCAGTGACATTCGAACGGGGAATATTCGGAGGACATAGCAGCGGAAACAAATGCAGAGGCCCGCGATATCATACTCTAACCCCTGGGCTTTTTAAAAGAAAGGGCCACTTCTTAAATCGTACATAATCTGTCCCCCTCAGAACATCTTCCCACAATGTTACTCTCGTGCGAGGAAAACCGCGGCGGCCGACAAGGCAGAGGGATGATCTAATTTAACGCTTGAAACTGCATCCGAGGAAGATAAGGGGAGGGAATAAGGGTGGGGCGAGACATTCGGGAGTGGAGAGGATTCAAGACTGGAAATGTATTTCTGTGAGCAAATATACACTCGTTTGGTGTATTGTGACCGGCTTCGGCTACCGCCCGAGTTATAAAATAATGTCAAGAACGAttcgaaaataataaaaattcggCAAAAGAGTATAGATCCTCGAAGCGCACGCAACAAGCGACGAACATCGCTGCCGAAGTGACTACTTATTTgaggcaatggagatgttgcaggtttgaggaatttgcaatttgactactgattcatCTGTAAAAATTCTCGAGAAACActatggtgcctctggttttctctgaaattaactcccaagctcaaaaaaagctctcaagttgaggccaaaatggaggggatatcccacgctatcctgagagtccaccaaTACATCAAGACATACGTCAGTTGGGGTAACTTGGGACTGCGGTCTAACTTGGGACAGATTGTCCCATTTTCGTAATCGTGATATGGCAACCGTGCattgtttatattttgattTCTGAGGCCTTAACCTCAAACACCCAAGCCAGCAGAGTCTGTAGAACGCGTGGTGCGAGAATTTGAAATGGCAagtgatttaaaattttcaaatttgtcggAATATCTATTTTGGAGGAATTTTATGCTGTACACAAAGTCTATTGTATTCAGATGCCGGTCATTCACCTGGAACTGGGGGACCTGATATCATCTCATCCAAGTGCACCTCTTGAAGGCCCAAGCTTttctttttggaaatttttaaatgaatttgaaatttttaggaaaatttaatCTTTCAGAGCTGTCAGCAAACTTGGGACAATTTCCCATCGAACATGGGACGCCCATGAATGTCTGTTTATTGTACTTTTGAAGCTTCATTCCTTCAACAATACATATAACCTTTAAGTGCCATATAGTATTATTTATCGTTTATTCAAGTGATAacaagtgaaattttttctttcttttctactTGCGTTGAATCGCCTAGTCAAGTACCtactttctctcaatttttcataaatgttctcattttttacctaagtatttattttttaaggtacCAATTTGCTACCTAGTCTTTGTCATAGGTACctattttctttaaaagttcCATTTCCtacttgtaagttttttttcattgtcgTGTGGTCCTTGACCAACGTTTCCTAGAAAACAATTTTCCTCGGTGCCTCATAGGTACCTActattttctttaaaagttcCATTTCCTAGTTATAAGTCTTTTCCATTGTTGTAACTTGTAAGGTCCTTGACCAACGTTTCCTAGAAAACAATTTTCTTCAGTGCCTACTTAATGCTCGTTTtgttcatgtttatttttttatttttatgaatgtttttattaaaatgcacattatttcttgaattttctctctttttgtaacttttttcatgccaaatggctttatatattttttaaaacttaaatttttgtccCAAGTTACATGATAActattaaacttttttttttttttttttttttttttttttaacttttatttatAAACAAAACTACAAcgtattaattgtttttacatgATGATGATCAAAatacatagagtacaatagagtcgcaaagtactggagcgccgatgaagccaatccatgaacaggcgtttccgagccgcgtgtgctccgaaaatagtgaaccatttgtgaacccaacggcattttgtaacacggcggcttatggagaaatcaagaactgcttgtgttttttaggtattttataattcaatcagcattaatttttgcaaatttcgctatttaaaggtagtcaaagccataatgaatccattgatgtatattactcctggataatattcatattgggatttaatttctgacttataccaagtgtgaaccaaccggcatttcttatcacggcggcttacgggaaaagcaacgactgcccgtgttttttcgacattttttaatttcatcgatattaatttgtgcaaattttgctataattagatagtcaaagtcataatgaatccattgatgtatattactcctggataaaattcatataggaatttaatttctgacttataccaagtgtgaaccaaccggcatttttttacacggtggcttatggagaaatcaacgactgcttgtgttttttcgactttttttaattccatcggtattaatttgtgcaaattttgcttgaatagatattcaaagccttaatgaatccattaatgtatgttactccgagataatattcatatatggactcaatttcagacttattaccggcctacttattttagctggttcagtgtgtgtctagccgacgaacggagccgaggcgggactgtcgggagtggggagcgctgagcgcgagtctctgcgtatgcgtcatcgctagtcgccgcacactagtctccggagaactggacaaaacagcctcgaaaagtgacttcatcggcgatccagtactttgcgactctattgtactctatgtcaAAATAAGAGTAAGATTGGCATATGAACTTATGAGTCTAATATTAAACTCTAGGTAATTGTAGGCTTGTAAATAGTATCTATTTACAAACATTAATATAGTTATTATATAATATAGTTAATGTGGTTCATATAGTTATagtctatccttaaaattttagtctttgtttatttacattGCCCGATTACTTAATTTTATTGCATGAGTCATTCAAGGAATGAAGTTCAAATTCCCATTAGATCAAAATCTAGTTTCATGGTCATTAAATTAATGACTTGGCTTGATTTTCAGCCGGGTGTTGCCGTAGTGTTCTACATATTTTACAATTAGATTTCAGAAAACTACGGAATAGTGTACAATATTTAGGATATCTAGACTTTGgttggaaaaatatgtataagaaTGTAGAAGTAAGTGTAAAAAAGGTTAAACTAATGGGTGTCTTTTTCGGGTCTTAAAACAAATAGGTTAACATGAGTAACTTTTTTCATGCCAAATGgctttatatattttttaaaacttaaatttttgtccCAAGTTACATGATAACTATTAAACATGAGCCAAACACTGAAAATACATTAGTGTCCCAAGTTACCCCAACTATTCAGGTAACTTGGGacaccaacatttttttaaaaaaaaaaataaaaaaaaaagtaaaaaaagaagatggcGTAGGTTTAGAGTACTAACTAAGACCAACAAATGAGAGCCTTAACAATTtattatttgttttgttttaatggagaaattttagttcaaagttcaaaactGTCCCAAGTTACCCCAACTGACGGTACTACCTACCCTcgatgcgaagatagggagcgaatacattagcaggattgccgtgttttcagttgtggagtccccaaataaagtggcagccctgtcagtcTAGGTATTTgttccttatctttgcatggagagtttgtcttgatgtagaggtggactctcaggatagcgtgggatatctcctccattttggcctcaacttgagagctttttttgagcttgggagttgatttcagagaaaatcagtggcaccgtcgtgttctcgcgagcttttacacacggaaaaaaagtggtCCGCTACATGAGCGGACCTGCTCGGTGAATTTGAAGTACGGGCTTGAGGAACGACTGTCTGAATAAGACCCAGGCGACTCCTGGTTGTCAACCCCATGCTCAGGTCGCCTGTGGAACCGTAGGCTCCGAGATATAAAGGCCCCCTTACTTCCGGAATGTTGTTGTTTTCGATTTTCGACAGTGGTGCTAGTTTCCGTAGTTTCTCGAATGGCTGCCGGAAGTCGGATTTCGTACTCGGATTTGGCATTTCATTTAACGCGTTTTTAGTAGTTTGAAGAagtctttttttctcaatggtCGCATATCGTGTCAGGAAGTGTTCATGTGACATCGTGTTCAGTTCATCGTTTATTTGAGCAAATTCGGCAAGATTATCGAGCGGTTTTCGCGATGTTACATCAAACATGCACCTGTTTAGGTTCGGTCGGCATGACTCTCACGCGGTCAGTTGCTCAATTGAGATTATTTTCGTCGTACTTTGTGAGTGAATTTCGTGTTCTCTGAAATCTATCGTGACAACGGAAGTAGTGCTGAAATGGATTAGCAACAGTTTGTTAGCCTCCAGAACTTGTGACAAAAAGTGCTGTAGGAAGTTTTTGTGATCACCTAAAATGGGTCGTGCTTGCAGTGTCCCTGGTTGTAAGACTGGGTACAGGTCTTGTAAGGAAAAGTTTTCCAcattttcttttcctgaaaatgagcAACTGAAGTGTAAGTGGATAAATGCCATTCATCGGCCACGAGACTTTGAAGTTACCAAGAACACATGTGTTTGCATTTTGCACTTTAAAGAGTCACAAATCATTCGAActgtgaagaagaaaaatgcacGGATTGAAGATATTGTAGAACTCGAGCGGCCAAGATTAACTGATGATGCTGTTCCCTCCGTTTTCCCGAATCAGCCGAGCTACTTCACTACTGACCCACCAACCAAAAGGAAACCTCTAGAGGATAGACGCCAGTCGTTGGTTGCCAGGGAAGAAGCAGAATTTAACGATTGGTGTGCTACGGATGAAATTAAAGACTTTTCAGATTTCCTTAGTAAGTTTCAGAGCAAAATTGCACCCTCAACATTTGATCACAAGATCTACAAcgattttattttgctttttaaaGTTAATACCAGTTTGAACAATGTCCCGGAAATAATGTGCAGcgtcaaaattttttgtaatctgAAAGTGCAAGTATATTTCAGAAACAATTGCCTTCCCTCTTCAAGATTTAAAGGTTTCCTTAGCAAAAGTAATGAGCTGAAGTATTGGACTGCATTTGGAAGCCTCATGAGTCATGTGAATGCAATTTCCCCCACAGACATTAGCAGTTTTGCAAATGACATCCAAGCTTTGTTTGAGCAAATGGaactaattttaaaactctGGACTCCATCGGCAGAGAACCCCTCGGTTGTAACTGAGTCATCAAAACTTaccaagttaaattttttactagagCAGATGAAACTGTTAACATTTATTTGTCCAAGGTACTCATCAAACCTCTTGCTTTGGG
This window encodes:
- the LOC109035641 gene encoding uncharacterized protein — protein: MGRACSVPGCKTGYRSCKEKFSTFSFPENEQLKCKWINAIHRPRDFEVTKNTCVCILHFKESQIIRTVKKKNARIEDIVELERPRLTDDAVPSVFPNQPSYFTTDPPTKRKPLEDRRQSLVAREEAEFNDWCATDEIKDFSDFLSKFQSKIAPSTFDHKIYNDFILLFKVNTSLNNVPEIMCSVKIFCNLKVQVYFRNNCLPSSRFKGFLSKSNELKYWTAFGSLMSHVNAISPTDISSFANDIQALFEQMELILKLWTPSAENPSVVTESSKLTKLNFLLEQMKLLTFICPRYSSNLLLWASSICLSFPSAYLSIRNDGIITLPHPLHIKRLTGSLKSEVGLSNEQVKYQRSRSLGLCQVREPRE